The Clostridium sporogenes genome contains a region encoding:
- a CDS encoding phage replisome organizer N-terminal domain-containing protein, which yields MDKKESGDMLAEVKWIKITTNMFDDEKIKLIDAMPERDTVHYIWIRLLVQAGKTNANGYIFLNDDVPYTEEMLSTIFNRPLNSLRFALKVLREFGMIQIQENKLIKITNWSKHQNIEGMEKVRQQTRQRVAKHRAKKKELLEEAKGGSFKSNENKKSVMLHETLSNGRDIDIEDIDIEDIDIEDIDIKEDRKSDIRKNLDKINEAYFNTFYRQISATYLNQVLKVMAKEDYTDLLIYALNITKKREQEQGKIKGFKYTMSILESWINKGYKLPQDVKKNEISKKWREGEVYETSRRSFGEDLKKQGIGL from the coding sequence ATGGATAAAAAAGAAAGTGGTGATATGTTGGCAGAAGTTAAGTGGATAAAGATAACAACTAATATGTTTGATGACGAAAAAATAAAATTAATAGATGCTATGCCAGAAAGAGATACTGTTCATTATATTTGGATAAGGCTTTTAGTTCAAGCAGGTAAAACAAATGCAAATGGATATATTTTTCTAAATGATGATGTTCCATATACAGAAGAAATGTTAAGCACAATTTTTAATAGACCATTAAATAGTTTAAGATTCGCATTAAAAGTACTTAGAGAGTTTGGCATGATACAAATACAAGAAAATAAATTAATAAAAATAACTAACTGGTCCAAACATCAAAACATAGAAGGTATGGAGAAAGTTAGACAACAAACAAGACAAAGGGTAGCTAAACATAGAGCTAAGAAAAAAGAACTATTGGAAGAAGCTAAAGGGGGAAGTTTCAAAAGTAATGAAAATAAAAAAAGTGTAATGTTACATGAAACGCTAAGTAACGGCAGAGATATAGATATAGAAGATATAGATATAGAAGATATAGATATAGAAGATATAGATATAAAAGAAGATAGAAAGAGTGATATAAGAAAAAATTTAGATAAAATCAATGAAGCATATTTTAATACTTTTTATAGGCAAATAAGTGCTACTTATTTAAATCAAGTATTAAAAGTTATGGCTAAAGAAGATTATACTGATTTATTAATATATGCATTAAATATTACAAAAAAAAGAGAACAGGAACAGGGCAAAATAAAAGGCTTTAAATATACAATGTCAATTTTGGAAAGCTGGATAAATAAGGGATATAAATTACCACAGGATGTAAAGAAAAACGAGATAAGTAAGAAATGGAGAGAAGGCGAGGTATATGAAACAAGTAGGAGAAGCTTTGGAGAAGACCTTAAAAAGCAGGGAATTGGATTATAA
- the aspS gene encoding aspartate--tRNA ligase has protein sequence MGEALRGLKRTIMCGEPRENNIGQKVTVMGWVQRKRNLGGLIFVDLRDRTGIMQIVFGEEINKEAFQKSDNVKSEYCIAVTGEIVKRQSPNNDMETGAVELKGEHIKILSESETPPIYIKEGLDASENIRLKYRYLDLRRPDMQKIFMVRHKTCKVVRNFLDENGFLEMETPILTKSTPEGARDYLVPSRNYKGMFYALPQSPQIFKQLLMVSGYDKYFQITKCFRDEDLRANRQPEFTQIDMELSFVEEDDVIELNERLLAKVFKEVAGIDIKLPIERMPYKIAMERYGSDKPDLRFGMEINDLTEVVKNSEFRVFKGAIEAGGSVRAIKAGNCATMGRKQIDKLQDFVKTYKAKGLAWIAYKEDEIKSPIAKFLKEEEMKAILEKMDAKVGDLILIVADKNNVVFESLGALRLHLAKELDIINKDEFRFVWITEFPLLSYNEEEGRYQAEHHPFTALMDEDIELLDTDPGKVRAKAYDIVLNGEELGGGSIRIHDSKLQEKMFNVLGFTKEKAWERFGFLLEAFKFGPPPHGGLAYGLDRMIMFLAGTENIKDVITFPKNQNAFCPLTEAPNVVDENQLEELGIKKIEKED, from the coding sequence ATGGGAGAAGCTTTAAGAGGACTTAAGAGAACAATAATGTGTGGTGAGCCTAGAGAAAATAATATAGGACAAAAAGTTACAGTTATGGGATGGGTTCAAAGAAAGAGAAATTTAGGAGGTTTAATATTTGTAGATTTAAGAGATAGAACAGGAATTATGCAGATAGTTTTTGGGGAAGAAATAAATAAAGAAGCCTTCCAAAAATCAGATAACGTAAAATCAGAATATTGCATAGCTGTAACAGGTGAAATAGTTAAAAGACAATCACCAAACAATGATATGGAAACTGGAGCTGTGGAATTAAAAGGAGAACATATAAAAATATTATCTGAATCAGAAACACCTCCTATATACATAAAGGAAGGTTTGGATGCGTCTGAAAATATAAGATTAAAATATAGATATCTTGATTTAAGAAGACCAGATATGCAAAAAATATTTATGGTAAGACATAAGACATGTAAAGTTGTTAGAAATTTCTTAGATGAAAATGGCTTTTTAGAAATGGAAACTCCAATACTTACAAAAAGTACTCCAGAAGGAGCCCGTGACTATTTAGTTCCAAGTAGAAATTATAAAGGAATGTTTTATGCATTACCACAATCACCACAAATATTTAAACAGCTTTTAATGGTTTCAGGCTATGATAAATATTTTCAAATAACAAAATGTTTTAGGGATGAAGATTTAAGAGCTAATAGACAACCAGAATTTACACAAATAGATATGGAATTATCATTTGTAGAAGAAGATGATGTAATAGAATTAAACGAAAGATTATTAGCTAAAGTATTTAAAGAAGTTGCAGGAATAGATATAAAACTTCCAATAGAAAGAATGCCATACAAAATAGCTATGGAAAGATACGGTTCAGATAAACCAGATTTAAGATTTGGAATGGAAATAAATGATTTAACAGAAGTTGTTAAAAATTCAGAATTTAGAGTATTCAAAGGAGCTATAGAAGCCGGTGGTTCTGTAAGAGCAATAAAAGCAGGTAACTGTGCTACTATGGGAAGAAAACAAATAGATAAGCTACAAGACTTTGTTAAAACTTATAAAGCAAAAGGATTAGCTTGGATAGCTTACAAAGAAGATGAAATAAAATCTCCAATAGCTAAATTCTTAAAAGAAGAAGAAATGAAAGCTATATTAGAAAAAATGGATGCTAAAGTAGGAGATTTAATATTAATAGTAGCGGATAAAAATAATGTAGTATTTGAAAGTTTAGGCGCATTAAGATTACATCTAGCAAAAGAATTAGATATTATAAATAAAGATGAATTTAGATTTGTATGGATAACTGAATTCCCATTATTATCTTACAATGAAGAAGAGGGCAGATATCAAGCAGAACATCATCCATTTACAGCATTAATGGATGAGGATATAGAACTATTAGATACAGACCCAGGAAAGGTAAGGGCAAAGGCTTACGACATAGTATTAAACGGAGAAGAATTAGGTGGAGGAAGTATAAGAATACATGATAGTAAACTTCAAGAAAAAATGTTTAATGTATTAGGCTTTACTAAAGAAAAGGCTTGGGAAAGATTTGGGTTCTTACTTGAAGCGTTTAAATTTGGACCACCACCACATGGTGGATTAGCTTATGGTCTTGATAGAATGATAATGTTCTTAGCAGGAACAGAAAATATTAAAGACGTAATAACATTCCCTAAGAATCAAAATGCATTCTGCCCATTAACAGAAGCACCAAATGTAGTTGATGAAAATCAATTAGAAGAATTAGGAATAAAAAAAATAGAAAAAGAAGATTAA
- a CDS encoding alpha/beta-type small acid-soluble spore protein, giving the protein MANRSSNQLVVPEAKQGLKNLKMEVANEVGLSNYDTVDKGNLTARQNGYVGGGMTKKMVEAYENSLK; this is encoded by the coding sequence ATGGCAAACAGAAGTTCAAATCAATTAGTAGTACCAGAAGCTAAACAAGGATTAAAAAATTTAAAAATGGAAGTTGCTAACGAAGTAGGTTTATCAAACTACGATACTGTTGATAAAGGAAACTTAACAGCAAGACAAAATGGCTATGTTGGTGGCGGAATGACAAAGAAAATGGTAGAAGCATACGAAAATAGCTTAAAATAG
- a CDS encoding helix-turn-helix domain-containing protein, translating to MAEIKDRLKCERLRKDLNQTELAKLLNVSKQTVSNWENGNRIPDTLTLSKLADFFNCSVDYILGRSENRNGIISKANIDGNNYEFELDKNIFPNGITREQMINYIKELEERNKELEKEADLSRKLKEAGFNFNPNK from the coding sequence TTGGCAGAAATAAAAGATAGGTTGAAATGTGAAAGATTAAGAAAAGATTTAAATCAAACTGAATTGGCAAAACTTCTAAATGTATCAAAACAAACAGTTTCTAATTGGGAAAATGGTAACAGGATTCCCGATACTCTTACCTTATCTAAATTAGCTGACTTCTTTAATTGCTCCGTAGATTATATTTTAGGAAGATCTGAAAATAGAAATGGTATAATTTCTAAAGCTAATATAGATGGAAATAATTATGAATTTGAATTAGATAAGAACATATTTCCAAATGGTATAACCAGAGAACAAATGATAAATTATATTAAAGAGCTAGAGGAAAGAAATAAAGAGTTAGAAAAAGAAGCTGATTTATCTAGAAAATTAAAAGAAGCTGGCTTTAATTTCAATCCAAATAAATAA
- a CDS encoding helix-turn-helix transcriptional regulator: MVTAKKLKAYRCLKGAKQEDIARLIGVALNTYNFKENGKKPFTLNEAKIISDFFNTTIDELFFKRNSKL; this comes from the coding sequence ATGGTAACAGCAAAAAAACTAAAAGCTTATAGATGCTTAAAGGGTGCAAAACAAGAGGATATAGCAAGACTAATAGGAGTAGCTCTAAATACTTATAACTTTAAGGAAAATGGCAAAAAACCTTTTACTTTAAATGAGGCCAAAATTATATCGGATTTTTTTAATACTACTATAGATGAACTTTTTTTTAAAAGAAATAGTAAACTTTAA
- a CDS encoding coproporphyrinogen III oxidase, with protein sequence MKLKINLNDMQYRYDVYQILNIYYNFYDIIFDNEDYDMKIEITDEGMYIKKEEDEIKYKKDADLAKKEWVKKFLFLYLKSITNKNLPWGTLVGIRPSKIALDLMNKGMEEEEIINWFSKHRNTREDKTKLCIHIANMEKSIVNKDQNTISVYVGMPFCPTRCLYCSFTSNPIGKCKNLVEPYLKALYYEIDMLSKYIQHKKLKIQCVYFGGGTPTSVNNAQFEKILNKIYYNFVHNKEVEEFTVECGRPDSITEEKLLSMKKYNVDRISINPQTMNNRTLKNIGRTHSVEDIERIYHLAKSIGFKNINMDLIVGLPGEGIEEIKNTCRRIKKLNPDNITVHGMSIKRGSILHEKLVNKMEFNIPKQEELNKMYEETEVLAKDLGMKPYYMYRQKNMLGNMENVGYSKENKIGIYNIQMIEERQTIIALGADAVSKIIFMDENRIERAPNVKDVIEYTKRVEEMVQRKKKILDTLYL encoded by the coding sequence ATGAAGCTGAAAATAAATTTAAATGATATGCAGTACAGATACGATGTATATCAAATATTAAATATATATTATAATTTTTATGATATTATTTTTGATAATGAAGATTATGATATGAAAATAGAGATAACTGATGAAGGAATGTATATAAAAAAAGAAGAGGATGAAATAAAATATAAAAAAGATGCTGATTTAGCTAAGAAAGAATGGGTAAAAAAATTTCTTTTTTTATACTTAAAATCAATTACTAACAAAAATTTGCCCTGGGGAACTTTAGTAGGAATAAGACCAAGCAAGATAGCTTTAGATTTAATGAATAAAGGAATGGAAGAAGAAGAAATAATAAATTGGTTTAGTAAGCACCGCAATACTAGAGAGGATAAAACTAAATTATGTATACATATTGCTAATATGGAAAAATCTATTGTAAACAAGGATCAAAACACTATAAGCGTATATGTAGGTATGCCTTTTTGTCCAACTAGATGTTTATACTGTTCTTTTACATCAAATCCAATAGGTAAGTGTAAAAACTTAGTAGAGCCTTATTTAAAGGCTCTTTATTATGAAATAGATATGCTTTCAAAATATATACAACATAAGAAGTTAAAAATACAATGTGTTTATTTTGGAGGGGGAACCCCGACTTCTGTTAACAATGCTCAGTTTGAAAAAATATTAAACAAAATATATTATAATTTTGTACATAATAAAGAAGTAGAAGAATTTACAGTGGAATGTGGAAGGCCAGATAGTATTACAGAAGAAAAATTACTATCTATGAAAAAATATAATGTAGATAGAATAAGCATAAATCCCCAAACTATGAATAATAGAACCTTAAAAAATATAGGAAGAACCCATTCTGTAGAAGATATAGAAAGAATTTATCACTTAGCTAAGAGCATAGGATTTAAGAACATAAACATGGATTTAATAGTAGGTCTTCCAGGTGAAGGAATAGAGGAAATAAAAAACACTTGCAGGAGGATTAAAAAGTTAAATCCGGATAATATAACAGTTCATGGTATGTCAATAAAAAGAGGTTCTATACTTCACGAAAAGTTAGTTAACAAAATGGAATTTAATATTCCTAAACAGGAAGAATTAAATAAAATGTATGAAGAAACGGAAGTTTTAGCTAAGGATTTAGGCATGAAACCTTATTACATGTATAGACAAAAAAATATGTTAGGAAATATGGAGAATGTAGGGTACTCAAAAGAAAATAAAATAGGAATATACAATATACAAATGATAGAAGAAAGACAAACCATAATAGCTTTAGGAGCAGATGCTGTATCTAAAATAATATTTATGGATGAAAATAGGATTGAAAGAGCACCTAATGTTAAAGATGTAATAGAATATACAAAAAGAGTAGAAGAGATGGTACAGAGAAAGAAAAAAATATTAGATACGTTATATTTATAA
- a CDS encoding Ig-like domain-containing protein, whose translation MTNGKTLVNVVKVNFIDEVTNTKHTIETSNEIDIEPINSKGKRDILRIKNKIYGINETDDIVIGYKLKMKDNLFNIETMALIDGGTIQDNKYCGTEVGIAVERHPFTMEIFTEEKDYSRTTGYVKFVYKHCKGKPAKYKIQDGKFLVSSYEAESIPFRNERPVEIEFLNSLEENNNTEKPGESTPIEDIGVEGGKVENNNPDVGVSITNRVVWNFSNQINQDDVNLENFIIKRKSDNSRVNGNVTIDDTKKIVTFVPDSLVIDTVYIAEAKEINKLDGSGKTTALSTEFKTIKIR comes from the coding sequence ATGACAAATGGAAAAACTTTAGTTAATGTTGTGAAAGTTAATTTTATTGATGAGGTGACAAATACAAAACATACAATAGAAACAAGTAATGAAATAGATATAGAGCCTATAAACAGTAAGGGAAAAAGAGATATATTAAGGATTAAAAATAAAATTTATGGAATAAATGAAACAGATGATATTGTTATAGGTTACAAGTTAAAAATGAAAGACAATCTATTCAATATAGAAACTATGGCTTTAATAGATGGAGGAACTATACAAGATAATAAATATTGTGGAACAGAAGTAGGTATAGCAGTAGAAAGGCATCCGTTCACAATGGAAATATTCACAGAGGAAAAAGATTATTCTAGAACTACAGGATATGTTAAATTCGTGTATAAGCATTGTAAAGGTAAGCCAGCTAAATATAAAATTCAAGATGGAAAGTTTTTAGTATCTTCATATGAAGCTGAAAGCATACCATTTAGAAACGAAAGGCCTGTAGAAATAGAATTCTTAAATAGCTTAGAAGAAAATAATAATACAGAAAAACCAGGAGAGTCTACTCCAATTGAAGATATAGGAGTAGAAGGTGGAAAAGTAGAAAATAACAATCCAGATGTAGGAGTAAGTATAACTAATAGAGTAGTGTGGAATTTTTCAAACCAAATTAATCAAGATGATGTTAACTTAGAAAACTTTATTATAAAAAGAAAATCTGATAATTCTAGAGTGAATGGAAATGTAACTATAGATGATACTAAGAAAATAGTAACATTTGTACCTGATTCTTTAGTGATAGATACAGTTTATATTGCTGAAGCTAAAGAAATAAATAAATTAGATGGAAGTGGTAAAACCACAGCATTATCCACAGAGTTTAAAACAATAAAAATTAGATAG
- a CDS encoding CPC_1213 family protein, with protein sequence MSKKYNRTQHDKKEDGNFKKKNIKHDPQAESARAVFGLKENK encoded by the coding sequence ATGTCTAAGAAATATAATAGAACACAACATGATAAAAAAGAAGATGGTAATTTTAAAAAGAAAAATATAAAACATGATCCCCAAGCAGAAAGTGCAAGAGCGGTTTTTGGATTAAAAGAAAATAAATAA
- the hisS gene encoding histidine--tRNA ligase encodes MSLQAPKGTKDLLPTESYKWQYLENKFRNIAADFGCREIRTPIFEYTELFQRGVGETTDVVQKEMYTFEDKAGRSITLKPEGTSPAVRAFVEGRLFNETQPTKMYYFTPVMRYENVQKGRLRQHHQFGIEIFGAKDASVDAEVISIPVRIYKELGVKGVELNINSIGCPKCRKTYNEALKKYLSKNYDKLCSTCKTRFDKNPLRILDCKVDTCKEIVKDAPIILDYICDECKEHFESLKNYLDVLNINYKVDPFIVRGLDYYSKTVFEFITDDITICAGGRYDYLIEEIGGPSMPAIGFGMGMERLLLTLQEKAIEIPEEAYIDLYLGNMGEKAKLEVLKLAKELRDRHIKCEIDHMGKSVKAQMKYANRIGAKYSMVLGEEELNTGKVTVKRMEDGEQIEVDIKDIDTLIKVFK; translated from the coding sequence ATGTCATTGCAAGCGCCAAAGGGTACAAAAGATTTATTGCCTACAGAATCATATAAGTGGCAATATTTAGAGAATAAATTTAGAAATATAGCAGCAGATTTTGGATGTAGAGAAATAAGAACACCAATTTTTGAATATACAGAGTTATTTCAAAGGGGAGTAGGGGAGACTACAGATGTAGTTCAAAAGGAAATGTATACTTTTGAAGATAAAGCTGGTAGAAGTATAACTTTAAAACCAGAAGGAACATCACCAGCAGTAAGAGCATTTGTTGAAGGAAGATTATTCAATGAAACTCAACCTACAAAGATGTATTATTTTACACCTGTTATGAGATATGAAAATGTTCAAAAGGGAAGACTTAGACAACATCATCAATTTGGAATAGAAATTTTTGGAGCAAAAGATGCATCCGTGGATGCAGAAGTTATAAGTATACCTGTTAGAATATATAAAGAATTAGGTGTAAAGGGTGTAGAATTAAATATAAATAGCATAGGTTGCCCTAAATGCAGGAAAACTTATAATGAAGCACTAAAAAAATATTTATCTAAAAACTATGATAAACTATGTTCAACTTGCAAGACTAGATTTGATAAGAATCCACTTAGAATATTAGATTGCAAGGTTGATACTTGTAAAGAAATAGTAAAGGATGCACCAATCATATTAGATTATATATGTGATGAATGTAAGGAACATTTCGAATCACTAAAAAATTATTTAGATGTGTTAAATATAAATTATAAAGTAGATCCATTTATAGTTAGAGGATTAGACTATTATAGTAAAACTGTATTTGAATTTATAACAGATGATATAACTATATGTGCAGGAGGAAGATATGACTATCTTATAGAAGAAATAGGTGGGCCTTCCATGCCAGCAATAGGATTTGGAATGGGAATGGAAAGATTACTTTTAACATTACAAGAAAAGGCAATAGAAATTCCAGAAGAAGCATATATAGATTTATATTTAGGAAATATGGGAGAGAAAGCTAAATTAGAAGTTTTAAAGTTAGCTAAAGAATTAAGAGATAGACACATAAAATGTGAAATAGATCATATGGGTAAAAGTGTTAAAGCCCAAATGAAGTATGCTAATAGGATAGGAGCAAAATATTCTATGGTATTAGGTGAAGAAGAATTAAATACTGGAAAAGTAACAGTTAAAAGAATGGAAGATGGTGAGCAAATAGAAGTTGATATAAAAGATATAGATACATTAATTAAAGTATTTAAATAG
- a CDS encoding SoxR reducing system RseC family protein, with protein sequence MKEIGYIKSVKDGYASVIFKRKSGCGDNCAGCKSNCGSKSITTDVKDTLGVSIGDMVEIDMATKSFFAMTFWTYTFPLIMLVIGLVSSLLIFKNLGIKQYELLATAVGLVFLSISYSVLSHMDKKLGKNQSYTLKMTRILNK encoded by the coding sequence ATGAAAGAAATAGGTTATATTAAATCAGTAAAAGATGGCTATGCTTCTGTTATATTTAAAAGAAAATCTGGTTGTGGAGATAACTGTGCTGGTTGCAAATCTAACTGTGGATCTAAATCTATAACTACAGATGTTAAAGATACGCTAGGAGTGTCTATAGGAGATATGGTAGAAATAGATATGGCTACCAAATCATTTTTTGCTATGACATTTTGGACATATACTTTCCCATTAATAATGCTAGTAATTGGTTTAGTTAGTTCTCTTTTAATTTTCAAAAACTTAGGCATAAAACAGTATGAATTACTTGCAACAGCAGTTGGTTTAGTATTTTTAAGTATTTCTTATTCTGTTTTAAGTCATATGGATAAAAAATTAGGTAAAAACCAAAGTTACACTCTTAAAATGACACGAATACTTAACAAATAA
- a CDS encoding ATP-binding protein — translation MDYNIDDKNERVEICSICGEAIEKITYIPGLNRCIKGPVMCKCKREGLIAKEKEEINKEKQLRLKRIIKNSLIDEKFRNSKFQNWDFTKGNDKMYKIANKYTKKFENMKKESVGLLLYGSPGNGKTYTVACIANFLIEKMLPVICVNADSLLNRIKDTYKKWGKEVEEDVLRGLDNADLLIIDDLGTEQDTEWTRTKIYNILDSRYRNGLPLIITTNLSLMELKNRYEKRTYYRILEMCTPILNDGKNIREEKAKEKTEILKELLK, via the coding sequence TTGGATTATAATATTGATGATAAAAATGAAAGAGTTGAAATATGTTCTATATGTGGAGAAGCTATTGAAAAGATTACTTATATTCCAGGGTTAAATAGGTGTATAAAAGGTCCTGTAATGTGCAAATGTAAGAGGGAAGGTCTAATAGCAAAAGAAAAAGAAGAAATAAATAAAGAAAAGCAATTAAGATTAAAAAGGATTATTAAAAATAGTTTAATAGATGAAAAATTTAGAAATAGTAAATTTCAAAATTGGGATTTTACCAAAGGTAATGACAAAATGTATAAAATAGCTAATAAATATACTAAAAAATTTGAAAACATGAAAAAAGAATCTGTAGGACTTTTATTATATGGTTCCCCAGGAAATGGTAAAACCTATACTGTGGCATGTATAGCAAATTTTCTTATAGAAAAAATGTTACCAGTTATATGTGTAAATGCAGATAGCTTATTAAATAGAATTAAAGACACATATAAAAAATGGGGGAAAGAAGTAGAAGAAGATGTATTAAGAGGATTAGATAATGCAGATCTATTGATAATAGATGATTTAGGGACAGAACAGGATACAGAATGGACTAGAACTAAAATCTATAATATTTTAGATAGTAGATATAGAAATGGATTACCACTTATAATTACAACAAATTTATCTCTTATGGAGCTTAAAAATAGATATGAAAAAAGGACATACTATAGAATTTTAGAAATGTGCACTCCTATTTTAAATGATGGTAAAAATATAAGAGAAGAAAAGGCTAAAGAGAAAACAGAAATATTAAAAGAATTATTAAAGTAA
- a CDS encoding phage tail protein, which yields MAVNVGEAVAHLTLDTSRFKTALNGAGKDLEIFVHKVEEEKTKIEKLQEALTKEAETLSKIGKSMEKPSAAAQNLLKTGMKNTLAEEAKSKNPKKGPANIAKVNYGKIEKDIQASIKKVQDSFAQLQASIVKQLIPIFNNQLVPILNNKLIPIFTKLANKAVELMNSFNKLPNPVKNAIAVMIVSIAGVAKTFTVLSKLVGTINNVIGIFNKLKKAGGIFGVLKTIITSKTLLILVAIAAIGLIVYEVIKHWDTLKKYATQFGKFIGNIFKGIGRIINSIIQGAIHAFQGFIKVLQWVGGMVQNIINGCIAIFRGVGNILHAIVQGWINIFKGLGNLAGALFNIGKNIVQGLINGIKSMFGHVGSVIGNLASKIADGFKSFLGINSPSRVFSNYGKSLGEGLIQGIDNQQSAVDTKIKGMADKIKGLGNVKPNFNGLNNMALSGAYGGTYLSPHGLNNMSKSMGVTQDIKMYVTIPNANKEGANKLANEFKQMTESSMKNVMTGLFMNDVLRD from the coding sequence ATGGCAGTAAATGTAGGAGAGGCAGTTGCTCATTTAACATTAGATACTAGTAGGTTTAAAACAGCACTTAATGGAGCTGGAAAAGATTTAGAAATATTTGTGCATAAAGTTGAGGAAGAAAAAACTAAAATTGAAAAGTTACAAGAAGCATTAACCAAGGAAGCAGAAACTTTAAGTAAAATAGGAAAGTCCATGGAGAAACCCAGTGCTGCAGCACAAAATCTTCTAAAAACTGGTATGAAAAATACTCTTGCTGAAGAAGCAAAGAGTAAGAACCCAAAAAAGGGTCCTGCTAATATTGCAAAGGTCAATTATGGAAAAATTGAAAAAGACATACAAGCTTCCATAAAAAAGGTACAAGATTCTTTTGCACAATTACAAGCATCTATAGTAAAACAGTTAATACCGATATTTAATAATCAGTTAGTGCCTATTTTGAATAATAAATTAATTCCAATATTTACAAAGTTAGCTAATAAAGCAGTAGAATTAATGAATTCATTTAATAAATTACCTAATCCTGTAAAAAATGCTATTGCAGTGATGATTGTGTCAATAGCTGGAGTTGCTAAAACATTTACGGTACTTAGCAAATTAGTAGGTACTATAAATAATGTGATAGGTATATTTAATAAATTAAAGAAAGCAGGAGGAATATTTGGAGTATTAAAGACTATAATAACTTCAAAAACGCTTCTAATTTTAGTTGCTATTGCAGCAATAGGACTTATAGTATATGAAGTAATTAAACATTGGGATACTTTAAAAAAATATGCAACTCAGTTTGGAAAGTTCATAGGAAATATATTTAAAGGAATAGGTAGAATTATAAATTCAATTATACAAGGAGCTATTCATGCATTTCAAGGATTCATTAAAGTACTCCAATGGGTAGGTGGAATGGTACAGAACATAATAAATGGATGTATAGCAATATTTAGAGGTGTCGGAAATATACTACATGCAATTGTACAAGGTTGGATTAATATATTCAAAGGATTAGGTAATCTAGCAGGAGCACTTTTCAACATAGGTAAAAATATAGTTCAAGGTCTTATAAATGGTATAAAATCTATGTTTGGACATGTAGGATCAGTAATAGGAAACTTAGCAAGTAAAATAGCAGATGGATTCAAAAGCTTTTTAGGGATAAATTCCCCGTCACGTGTATTTTCCAATTATGGTAAATCCCTTGGAGAAGGTCTCATACAGGGTATAGATAACCAACAAAGTGCTGTAGATACTAAAATTAAAGGTATGGCTGATAAGATCAAAGGATTAGGAAATGTAAAGCCAAATTTTAATGGATTAAATAATATGGCGCTTAGTGGAGCTTATGGTGGTACTTATTTATCTCCACATGGACTTAATAACATGAGTAAAAGTATGGGCGTTACACAGGATATAAAAATGTATGTAACTATACCAAATGCAAATAAAGAAGGGGCTAATAAGTTAGCTAATGAATTTAAGCAAATGACAGAAAGTTCTATGAAAAATGTTATGACAGGATTATTTATGAATGATGTATTAAGAGATTAG
- a CDS encoding helix-turn-helix domain-containing protein: MAVIKTKEYRNMRNLSISKLSCKSKIARSYITELEEGKYENPGLKVICNLCKTLKITPNELIDQELWKWW; this comes from the coding sequence GTGGCAGTAATAAAAACAAAAGAATATAGAAACATGAGAAACTTATCTATTTCAAAATTGAGTTGTAAAAGTAAAATAGCTAGAAGTTATATTACAGAGTTAGAAGAAGGTAAATATGAAAATCCAGGGCTAAAGGTTATTTGTAATCTATGCAAAACATTAAAAATTACACCAAATGAATTAATTGATCAAGAATTATGGAAGTGGTGGTAA